A stretch of Sinorhizobium meliloti DNA encodes these proteins:
- the lpxK gene encoding tetraacyldisaccharide 4'-kinase: MVSEAPPFWWTKADWRAYALWPFSWVYGRIAGMRMDRARRATSAVPLICIGNFTVGGAGKTPTAIAIARAARARGLKPAFLSRGYGGSLDVTTVVDPEHHRARDVGDEPLLLAREALTVICRRRVDGARKLAAEGADIIIMDDGFQSARLVFDFALLVVDSGRGIGNGHLVPSGPVRAPIGNQLRHANALLKLGHGSAADPLVRRAARAGKPVYVAETVRTDAGSLDGVKVLAWAGIADPEKFFKTVRETGAVIEETRSFPDHHHFSEDEIADLIDRAASRGYTLVTTAKDMVRLEPGHGRAGELAAKSRVIEIEVRFDDPAAPGKIIDAALASARARRLRERKAG, translated from the coding sequence ATGGTTTCAGAAGCGCCCCCGTTCTGGTGGACCAAGGCCGACTGGCGCGCCTACGCTCTTTGGCCCTTTTCCTGGGTGTACGGCCGGATCGCCGGGATGCGCATGGACCGGGCGCGGCGGGCGACCTCCGCCGTACCGCTGATCTGCATCGGCAACTTCACCGTCGGCGGAGCCGGAAAGACGCCGACGGCGATCGCGATTGCGCGGGCCGCCAGGGCACGCGGCCTGAAGCCCGCTTTCCTGAGCCGCGGTTATGGCGGGTCGCTGGACGTCACGACCGTGGTCGACCCCGAGCACCATCGCGCGCGCGATGTCGGCGACGAGCCGCTGCTGCTTGCCCGCGAGGCGCTGACCGTGATCTGCCGCCGCAGAGTGGATGGCGCACGCAAGCTTGCCGCGGAAGGCGCTGACATCATCATCATGGATGACGGATTCCAGAGTGCCCGGCTCGTCTTCGATTTCGCCCTTCTCGTGGTCGATTCCGGCCGCGGTATCGGCAACGGCCATCTCGTGCCTTCCGGCCCCGTTCGGGCGCCGATCGGCAATCAGCTGCGCCATGCCAACGCTCTGCTGAAACTCGGCCACGGTTCCGCCGCCGATCCTCTCGTCCGCCGGGCGGCTCGGGCCGGCAAGCCCGTCTATGTGGCCGAAACGGTGCGCACGGATGCAGGGTCGCTCGACGGCGTCAAGGTCCTTGCCTGGGCCGGAATTGCCGATCCGGAGAAGTTCTTCAAGACCGTTCGCGAGACCGGCGCGGTCATCGAAGAGACCCGGAGCTTCCCGGATCACCATCATTTCTCCGAGGACGAGATTGCCGACCTAATCGACCGCGCCGCAAGCCGGGGCTACACGCTGGTGACCACGGCCAAGGACATGGTCCGTCTGGAGCCCGGCCACGGGCGGGCAGGGGAACTGGCGGCAAAGAGCCGCGTGATCGAGATCGAAGTGCGCTTCGACGATCCGGCAGCGCCGGGAAAGATCATCGACGCGGCACTTGCCTCCGCCCGTGCCCGCCGATTGCGCGAGCGTAAGGCGGGCTAA
- a CDS encoding putative bifunctional diguanylate cyclase/phosphodiesterase, translating to MTLQELGIDRPKRDSTHGAPFVDPLTELGNARHLKETVCTLAAERASDPAPFTIGLANLDGFKPINDLFGPEAGDQILRQVAHRLKACVPEGATVTRTADDEFAIVLPLVFERRSAEKRGQMLKEVLSSPFALGDRNVRLSASFGFAVYPFAGDTFDDLLKSADTALYRSKRRGRGQITVYSQEIAQEMKHATQLEQALRNAIIAGGIDVHFQPIVDLRSDRPVGFEALARWCDADLGYVSPAVFVPFAEERGFIDALSEMLLRKAARAALSWPEDLFLSFNLSSVQLMDPATSARLLAIIAQVGLDPRRLELEITETAAMADAGTAQRIVTELRAAGVRVSLDDFGTGQSSLGRLRDFSLDKVKIDRTFVSGISTDRTSEHIVKAIVSMCEGLELAVVAEGIEHSSEALKLKALGCGLGQGYFYGKPADADATLRYLSEHYRDTAVR from the coding sequence ATGACATTGCAGGAACTCGGTATCGATCGGCCGAAGCGCGACAGTACGCATGGCGCCCCGTTCGTCGATCCATTGACCGAACTCGGCAATGCACGCCACCTCAAGGAAACCGTTTGCACCCTCGCGGCCGAACGGGCAAGCGATCCCGCACCCTTTACCATCGGCCTTGCAAACCTGGATGGATTCAAGCCGATCAACGACCTCTTCGGCCCTGAGGCCGGCGACCAGATCCTGCGTCAGGTGGCACACCGGCTGAAGGCCTGCGTTCCCGAGGGCGCGACGGTGACGCGTACCGCGGATGACGAATTCGCCATCGTCCTGCCGCTGGTCTTTGAACGAAGGAGTGCGGAGAAGCGCGGCCAGATGCTCAAGGAAGTGCTCTCCTCGCCCTTCGCGCTCGGCGACCGGAACGTTCGGCTGTCGGCCTCGTTCGGCTTTGCTGTCTATCCCTTTGCCGGAGACACGTTCGACGACCTGTTGAAGAGCGCCGATACCGCGCTCTACCGCTCGAAACGGCGCGGCCGCGGACAGATCACCGTCTATTCGCAAGAGATCGCACAGGAGATGAAGCACGCGACGCAGCTTGAGCAGGCACTGCGCAACGCGATCATCGCCGGTGGGATCGATGTCCACTTTCAACCGATCGTCGATCTGCGCAGCGACCGTCCGGTGGGCTTCGAGGCGCTGGCACGCTGGTGCGACGCCGACCTCGGCTATGTCTCGCCAGCGGTGTTCGTGCCTTTCGCGGAAGAGCGCGGCTTCATCGACGCGCTTTCCGAGATGCTTCTGCGCAAGGCGGCGCGGGCTGCCCTGTCCTGGCCGGAGGACCTCTTCCTGTCCTTCAACCTGTCCTCGGTCCAGCTGATGGATCCGGCGACGAGCGCTCGGCTTCTGGCAATCATAGCTCAGGTGGGCCTCGACCCCCGGCGCCTCGAACTCGAGATCACCGAGACCGCTGCGATGGCCGACGCCGGCACCGCCCAGAGGATCGTCACCGAATTGAGAGCGGCCGGCGTGCGCGTGTCGCTGGACGATTTCGGAACGGGTCAGTCGAGCCTCGGGCGGCTCAGGGATTTTTCCCTCGACAAGGTGAAGATAGACCGGACCTTCGTTTCGGGGATTTCCACCGACCGGACTTCAGAACATATCGTCAAGGCGATCGTTTCGATGTGCGAGGGACTGGAACTCGCCGTGGTCGCCGAAGGCATCGAGCATTCATCCGAGGCGCTGAAGCTCAAAGCGCTCGGCTGCGGCCTGGGACAGGGCTATTTCTACGGCAAGCCCGCCGATGCCGATGCGACCCTGCGTTACCTTTCGGAGCATTATCGGGATACGGCGGTGCGCTGA
- the waaA gene encoding lipid IV(A) 3-deoxy-D-manno-octulosonic acid transferase, which produces MSSLRARLALSGYRWLGTAVYPFFWSYLALRAAKGKEDPARRRERYGYASAPRPQGPLVWFHAASVGETNAVTPLIKEIRRRGIAVVLTTGTTTSARVAAERLGSAVVHQYVPLDFKPAVSRFLEYWQPDLAIIAESEIWPMTIIELGRRHIPQVLVNGRLSDRTFARWRRRPSLADALFENLALVIAQSDVDAERFRTLGALPVTVSGNLKVDNEAPPHDPRDLREYRQQIGARKTWAAISTFEGEENAAGTVHQALKERTGLLTIIVPRHPERCDAIEAALVAKGLKVARRTRGDPVTPEVDILLGDTIGEMGLYLRLTEVAFVGRSLFAEGGQNPLEPAMLGCAVLSGGNVQNFRETYQMLAKNGSAKIVRDTEMLAKGVNYLLANDDMRRSMINAGLETVQQMRGALTATMKGLDPYINPLVVKARLEPRPEA; this is translated from the coding sequence ATGAGCAGCCTGCGCGCAAGGCTGGCACTTTCCGGCTATCGCTGGCTCGGAACGGCCGTCTATCCCTTCTTCTGGTCCTATCTTGCGCTCCGCGCGGCGAAGGGCAAGGAGGACCCGGCACGCCGGCGCGAACGCTATGGCTATGCCAGTGCGCCGCGTCCCCAGGGCCCTCTCGTCTGGTTTCACGCCGCCAGTGTCGGAGAGACGAATGCAGTCACTCCGCTGATCAAGGAGATCCGCCGCCGCGGCATCGCCGTGGTGCTGACCACCGGTACGACGACCTCGGCGCGGGTCGCCGCAGAGCGATTGGGCTCGGCCGTCGTGCACCAGTATGTGCCGCTCGATTTCAAGCCGGCGGTGAGCCGTTTCCTGGAATATTGGCAGCCGGATCTGGCGATCATCGCAGAATCGGAAATCTGGCCGATGACGATCATCGAGCTCGGCCGGCGCCATATTCCGCAGGTTCTGGTCAATGGCCGCCTTTCCGACCGCACCTTCGCCCGATGGAGGCGCCGGCCGTCGCTTGCCGATGCTCTCTTCGAAAATCTCGCGCTCGTCATCGCTCAATCCGATGTCGACGCGGAGCGTTTCCGCACGCTCGGTGCGCTCCCGGTCACCGTCTCCGGCAACCTCAAGGTGGACAACGAGGCGCCGCCGCACGATCCCCGGGACCTGCGCGAATACCGCCAGCAGATCGGTGCGCGAAAGACCTGGGCTGCGATCTCGACCTTCGAGGGTGAGGAGAATGCGGCCGGGACGGTCCACCAGGCGCTGAAGGAGAGAACCGGGCTGCTGACGATCATCGTTCCTCGCCATCCGGAGCGTTGCGACGCGATCGAGGCTGCCCTGGTCGCGAAGGGGTTGAAGGTCGCGCGCCGCACGCGCGGCGATCCGGTCACACCTGAAGTCGACATTCTACTCGGGGATACGATCGGCGAGATGGGGCTCTATCTGAGGCTGACGGAAGTCGCTTTCGTCGGACGTTCGCTATTCGCCGAGGGCGGCCAGAACCCGCTCGAGCCGGCAATGCTCGGCTGCGCGGTGCTTTCCGGCGGAAACGTTCAGAATTTCCGCGAGACCTACCAGATGCTCGCCAAGAACGGCAGCGCCAAGATCGTGCGCGATACGGAGATGCTCGCCAAGGGCGTCAACTACCTGCTCGCCAACGACGACATGCGTCGCTCGATGATCAATGCCGGACTCGAAACCGTGCAACAGATGCGGGGCGCGCTGACGGCGACGATGAAGGGGCTCGATCCTTACATCAACCCGCTGGTGGTGAAGGCGCGGCTGGAGCCGCGCCCTGAAGCCTGA
- the mutL gene encoding DNA mismatch repair endonuclease MutL: protein MAIKQLSETLINQIAAGEVIERPASAAKELIENALDAGATRIEIATAGGGKTLLRVTDNGIGMSPADLELAIRRHCTSKLNDSLADIRTLGFRGEALPSIGSVARLSITTRTAEAREGAAITVTGGRSEPARPSAAIVGTVVEVRDLFFATPARLKFMKSEKAEAAAISEVVRRMAIAFPRVRFVLSGSDRTTLEFPATGDDRLARMAQVLGRDFRDNAIEIDAEREGARLTGFAGVPTFNRGNSLQQYAFVNGRPVQDKLIMSALRAAYAETIPQGRYPIAVLSITLDPALVDVNVHPAKSDVRFRDPGLIRGLIIGAIREALTREGDRAATTGAHGLMRAFRPEFHRAGQQRPQEPWSAAASPHRPLRFEEAARGFAEAPQAAFSDFAQPSARSAAAAVEATRATDGQAASFPLGAARAQLHENYIVAQTDDGLVIVDQHAAHERLVFETMRTALHARPVPAQALLIPEIVGLPEDDCDRLMAHAEEFTRLGLAIERFGPAAVAVRETPAMLGEMDAAGLVRQLADELAEWDTASGLAGRLEYLAATMACHGSVRSGRRLRTEEMNALLRQMEATPGSGQCNHGRPTYIELKLADIERLFGRS, encoded by the coding sequence ATGGCCATCAAGCAACTTTCCGAAACGCTCATCAACCAGATCGCCGCCGGCGAAGTCATCGAACGACCGGCGAGCGCCGCGAAGGAATTGATCGAGAACGCGCTCGATGCGGGCGCGACCAGGATCGAGATCGCGACCGCCGGTGGCGGCAAGACGCTCCTCAGGGTCACCGACAACGGCATCGGCATGTCGCCGGCCGATCTCGAACTGGCGATCCGCCGACATTGCACCTCCAAGCTCAATGACAGCCTCGCCGACATCCGGACGCTCGGCTTCCGCGGCGAAGCCCTGCCTTCGATCGGATCGGTGGCGCGCCTGTCGATCACCACGAGGACGGCGGAGGCCCGGGAAGGCGCGGCGATCACGGTCACCGGCGGCAGGAGCGAACCCGCACGCCCGTCGGCCGCTATCGTAGGCACCGTGGTCGAGGTGCGCGACCTCTTCTTCGCGACCCCGGCGCGGCTGAAATTCATGAAGTCGGAAAAGGCCGAGGCGGCTGCGATCTCTGAAGTCGTCCGGCGTATGGCGATCGCCTTTCCGAGAGTGCGTTTCGTGCTTTCCGGCTCCGATCGCACGACGCTCGAATTCCCCGCAACAGGCGACGACCGGCTGGCACGGATGGCGCAAGTGCTCGGCCGCGACTTCCGCGACAATGCCATCGAGATCGACGCCGAGCGCGAGGGTGCACGGCTGACGGGCTTTGCCGGTGTCCCGACCTTCAACCGCGGCAATTCGCTTCAGCAATATGCCTTCGTCAACGGCCGCCCGGTCCAGGACAAGCTGATCATGTCCGCTCTCCGCGCCGCCTATGCCGAGACCATCCCGCAGGGGCGCTACCCGATCGCGGTTCTGTCGATCACGCTCGATCCGGCTCTAGTTGACGTCAACGTCCATCCGGCAAAATCGGACGTGCGCTTCCGCGATCCCGGACTGATCCGCGGCTTGATCATCGGCGCCATCCGCGAGGCGTTGACGCGTGAGGGAGACCGGGCGGCGACGACCGGGGCGCATGGATTGATGCGCGCCTTCCGCCCCGAGTTCCACCGGGCAGGCCAGCAAAGGCCGCAGGAACCCTGGAGTGCAGCCGCCTCGCCCCATCGGCCGCTGCGCTTCGAAGAGGCCGCGCGCGGTTTTGCAGAAGCACCACAGGCGGCCTTCTCTGATTTCGCCCAGCCGTCTGCGCGCAGCGCTGCCGCCGCCGTCGAGGCGACGCGGGCGACCGATGGACAGGCGGCCTCCTTCCCGCTTGGCGCCGCCCGCGCCCAGCTTCACGAAAACTATATCGTCGCCCAGACCGACGACGGCCTCGTCATCGTCGACCAGCACGCCGCCCATGAGCGGCTCGTCTTCGAGACGATGCGAACGGCGCTCCACGCCCGCCCGGTGCCCGCGCAGGCGCTGCTCATTCCGGAGATCGTCGGCCTGCCGGAAGACGATTGCGACCGGCTGATGGCGCATGCCGAGGAGTTCACGCGGCTCGGGCTGGCCATCGAGCGCTTCGGCCCGGCGGCGGTCGCCGTCCGCGAAACGCCGGCAATGCTCGGCGAGATGGACGCCGCCGGACTGGTGCGGCAGCTTGCCGACGAGCTTGCGGAATGGGACACGGCCAGTGGACTTGCAGGGCGGCTCGAATATCTGGCCGCCACCATGGCCTGCCACGGCTCCGTGCGCTCCGGCCGCCGCCTGCGCACCGAGGAGATGAACGCCCTGCTTCGCCAGATGGAGGCGACGCCCGGCTCCGGGCAATGCAATCACGGCCGGCCGACCTATATCGAACTCAAGCTCGCCGACATCGAGCGGCTTTTCGGCCGGAGTTGA
- a CDS encoding 3'(2'),5'-bisphosphate nucleotidase CysQ, protein MSETALSILPAWDEDLELILTAAVAAGDTALGYFRKTLDVRWKNEGRSPVSEADLAANDILKGRLLGARPDYGWLSEETDDDESRLVRETVFVVDPIDGTRAFIAGKDLWCVSVAIVHRGQPVAGVLYAPSLNEIFQATRDGEARKNGKAIAVREAESGAVLKVAAAEDVMGRLALPYRNTMMRVSHVPSLAYRLAMIADGRIDGTIVKRNSHDWDLAAADLILSRAGGALCGLDGEPLSYNRPTVTHGVLGAASGTALPALLAASRPLEPH, encoded by the coding sequence ATGTCAGAAACAGCCCTTTCGATCCTCCCGGCCTGGGACGAGGACCTCGAACTCATTCTTACTGCTGCAGTCGCGGCGGGCGACACTGCGCTCGGCTATTTCCGCAAGACGCTGGACGTCCGCTGGAAAAATGAGGGCCGTTCCCCGGTGAGCGAGGCCGACCTCGCCGCCAACGACATCCTCAAGGGGCGGCTGCTCGGTGCACGGCCGGACTATGGCTGGCTTTCGGAGGAGACCGACGACGACGAAAGCCGCCTCGTCCGCGAGACCGTCTTTGTCGTCGATCCCATCGACGGCACCCGGGCCTTCATCGCCGGCAAGGATCTCTGGTGCGTCAGCGTCGCCATCGTCCACCGTGGCCAGCCTGTGGCCGGCGTTCTCTATGCGCCCTCCCTCAACGAGATATTCCAGGCGACCCGCGATGGCGAAGCGCGGAAGAACGGCAAGGCGATTGCCGTGCGGGAGGCGGAATCCGGCGCGGTGCTGAAGGTGGCGGCGGCCGAGGATGTCATGGGCAGGCTGGCATTACCCTATCGCAACACGATGATGCGCGTCTCGCACGTACCGTCGCTCGCCTATCGTCTTGCGATGATCGCGGATGGCCGCATCGACGGTACGATCGTCAAGCGGAATTCGCACGATTGGGATTTAGCGGCCGCCGACCTCATCCTTTCGCGCGCCGGCGGGGCGCTTTGCGGTCTCGATGGCGAGCCCCTGTCCTACAACCGCCCGACTGTCACCCACGGCGTTCTGGGGGCCGCCTCGGGAACCGCGCTGCCGGCATTGCTCGCCGCCTCCAGGCCGCTTGAGCCCCATTGA
- a CDS encoding DUF4170 domain-containing protein — protein sequence MAHDSEKKQRLHLVFGGELATLTGVQFRDLENLDIVGIFPDYESAHVAWKAKAQMTVDNAHMRYFIVHMHRLLDPEAK from the coding sequence ATGGCTCACGACTCCGAGAAAAAACAACGGCTGCACCTCGTCTTCGGCGGCGAACTGGCGACGCTAACCGGCGTGCAGTTTCGCGACCTCGAAAATCTGGATATCGTCGGCATCTTCCCGGACTACGAGAGCGCGCATGTCGCCTGGAAAGCCAAGGCCCAGATGACCGTCGACAATGCGCATATGCGCTACTTCATCGTCCACATGCATCGCCTGCTCGATCCGGAAGCGAAGTAA
- a CDS encoding DUF2093 domain-containing protein encodes MMNRFEGSSSREAKIRYLDGDFQVVLAGSHVICAVTGKPVPVDELRYWSVARQEAYVDAAASLEADRRAGVLPGQQP; translated from the coding sequence ATGATGAACCGTTTTGAAGGAAGCTCCTCCCGGGAGGCGAAGATCCGCTATCTCGACGGAGACTTCCAAGTCGTACTTGCCGGCTCGCACGTGATCTGTGCCGTTACGGGCAAGCCCGTCCCGGTCGATGAACTGCGTTACTGGAGTGTCGCCCGCCAGGAAGCTTACGTCGATGCTGCCGCCTCGCTCGAGGCTGACCGACGCGCCGGCGTTTTGCCGGGTCAGCAGCCATAG
- a CDS encoding response regulator, protein MKPLLIGSPDRNRAGKAVQQSECYSTRYASEDGWRCSGNEGSAMNDVASGGADISRIILEASGETLGAALLVFGRDDTITFASTSILQFFPVPAGMLVPGTRLRDFLGAVYDTGVRPGTLPESSRHRPNREDWIAEQMALHWRERYENVERAGRTRWLSLRQRRLSSGIGLLAVSDVSEQKKRDEQARTDLQRIALTEEILNAQPNPICVKDRNLHYIAVNKAFSAIHDLAPDAMLGRSASDLVETELAEHFERSDRHVLETGTPYSEAEHIVRADGSDLWVVTRKYRVGLPDRHFVVTCMNDVTDIAVWYGGSEKGGDTGLQIRDYSIFTPAQNFYDPFRSLDMQQLASAGSKIGMLPARGLRVLLATADREMEERFVARLRGSGLDACAVRNGEELDAFALAAEARGLEIDLLLLDAAFPEKHGVLASWRACTWVEVSSDTDATILLAEIFGVCARGARSPLLQSEWGIALDRDQVSATNAPAVEVLVAEDNQVNQFVFAQILEGLGISHRIAADGREAVDLWHELQPALVLMDVAMPVMNGFEAAIAIRQAEKRAGRRTPIVAVTAQALDIDLERCRTSGMDDHIMKPVSPDMIEMLLRKYLPAGETRVSGSGRSGSQ, encoded by the coding sequence ATGAAACCGCTGCTGATCGGTTCGCCGGACCGTAACCGGGCCGGGAAGGCCGTTCAGCAGTCAGAGTGCTACAGCACCCGTTATGCGTCCGAGGACGGCTGGCGCTGTAGCGGGAACGAGGGCAGCGCGATGAATGATGTGGCGTCGGGCGGCGCAGACATCAGCAGGATCATTCTGGAGGCAAGCGGCGAAACGCTTGGCGCCGCCTTGCTCGTTTTCGGCCGGGACGACACCATCACCTTCGCGAGCACCTCGATACTGCAATTTTTCCCCGTGCCCGCCGGCATGCTGGTTCCCGGGACGCGGCTGCGCGATTTTTTGGGGGCGGTCTACGATACCGGCGTGCGCCCCGGAACCTTGCCGGAGTCCAGCCGGCACAGGCCGAACCGCGAAGACTGGATCGCCGAGCAGATGGCGCTTCACTGGCGGGAGCGCTACGAAAATGTCGAACGGGCCGGCCGGACGCGCTGGCTCTCTCTGCGTCAGCGGCGGCTGTCGAGCGGTATCGGCCTTCTCGCCGTCAGCGATGTCTCCGAACAGAAGAAGCGCGACGAGCAGGCCCGGACCGATCTCCAGCGGATCGCCCTGACGGAAGAGATCCTCAACGCTCAACCCAATCCCATCTGCGTCAAGGACCGTAACCTCCACTACATCGCCGTAAACAAGGCCTTCAGCGCCATCCACGATCTCGCGCCGGACGCCATGCTCGGACGTTCCGCCTCGGATCTCGTAGAAACGGAGCTTGCGGAGCACTTCGAACGGTCGGATCGCCACGTCCTGGAGACAGGCACGCCGTATTCGGAGGCGGAGCATATCGTTCGCGCCGACGGCAGCGACCTTTGGGTCGTGACGCGCAAATATCGTGTCGGCCTGCCCGACCGCCATTTCGTCGTCACCTGCATGAACGACGTCACCGATATCGCCGTCTGGTATGGCGGCTCGGAAAAGGGCGGCGACACCGGCCTGCAGATCCGCGACTACAGCATCTTCACGCCCGCGCAGAATTTCTACGATCCCTTCCGGTCGCTCGACATGCAGCAACTCGCCAGTGCCGGATCGAAGATCGGCATGCTGCCGGCACGCGGGTTGCGCGTGCTTCTGGCGACCGCCGACCGGGAAATGGAAGAGCGATTCGTGGCGCGGCTGCGCGGCTCCGGGCTCGACGCCTGTGCGGTCCGCAATGGCGAGGAGCTCGACGCCTTCGCGCTGGCCGCCGAGGCCCGCGGATTGGAGATCGACCTTCTTCTGCTCGACGCCGCTTTTCCGGAGAAGCATGGCGTCCTCGCCTCCTGGCGCGCCTGCACATGGGTCGAGGTATCGAGCGATACGGATGCGACGATCCTGCTTGCGGAGATCTTCGGCGTCTGTGCCCGCGGCGCGCGTTCTCCGTTGCTGCAGTCCGAATGGGGGATTGCGCTCGACCGCGATCAGGTGTCCGCGACGAATGCGCCGGCGGTGGAAGTCCTCGTCGCGGAGGACAACCAGGTCAACCAGTTCGTCTTCGCGCAGATTCTGGAGGGGCTCGGGATCTCCCACCGGATCGCCGCGGATGGAAGAGAAGCGGTGGACCTCTGGCACGAACTCCAGCCCGCCCTGGTCCTGATGGACGTCGCCATGCCGGTGATGAACGGCTTTGAAGCCGCTATTGCCATTCGACAGGCCGAAAAGCGCGCGGGCCGTCGCACGCCGATCGTGGCCGTGACCGCCCAGGCGCTCGATATCGACCTCGAGCGCTGCAGGACATCGGGAATGGACGACCACATCATGAAGCCGGTCAGCCCGGATATGATCGAGATGCTGCTGCGGAAATACCTGCCGGCGGGTGAAACGCGCGTTTCGGGTTCCGGTCGGAGCGGATCGCAATGA
- a CDS encoding HAD family hydrolase, producing MPATKPIAGILFDKDGTLLDYVKSWVPVNYELARIAAKGNESLARVLLQAGGMDPDSGHVVPDSLLAAGNTVEIATGMVGAGAPFTVEELTAVFDGLFAQSAHYAVPVTDLASFFAGLHAKGYRLGVASSDNERSIRETAKRFGFEDYLHYVAGYDSGFGTKPEPGMVLGFCAATGLAPDQVAVVGDNNHDMHMGRSAGVGMTVAVLTGTGSRQSLAAACDHCLADITELEAVLTN from the coding sequence ATGCCCGCAACGAAACCGATCGCCGGCATATTGTTCGACAAGGACGGCACCCTTCTCGATTATGTGAAGAGCTGGGTGCCGGTGAATTACGAGCTGGCGCGGATCGCCGCCAAGGGCAACGAGAGCCTCGCGCGTGTCCTCCTTCAGGCGGGCGGGATGGATCCGGACAGCGGACATGTCGTTCCCGACAGCCTGCTTGCGGCCGGCAATACGGTGGAGATTGCCACCGGCATGGTCGGCGCCGGCGCGCCGTTTACCGTGGAAGAATTGACGGCGGTGTTCGACGGGCTCTTTGCACAATCCGCGCATTATGCCGTGCCCGTGACCGATCTCGCGTCCTTTTTTGCCGGATTGCACGCGAAAGGTTACCGGCTCGGCGTCGCCTCGAGCGACAACGAGCGGTCGATCCGGGAGACCGCCAAGCGCTTCGGCTTCGAGGACTACCTGCATTACGTCGCCGGCTACGACAGCGGCTTTGGGACAAAGCCGGAGCCCGGCATGGTGCTCGGGTTTTGTGCCGCAACGGGGCTTGCACCCGACCAAGTGGCCGTGGTCGGCGACAACAATCACGACATGCATATGGGCCGCAGTGCCGGCGTCGGCATGACGGTTGCCGTCTTGACCGGCACGGGATCGCGCCAGTCGCTTGCCGCGGCTTGCGACCACTGCCTCGCCGATATTACCGAGCTGGAAGCGGTGCTCACCAACTGA
- a CDS encoding TldD/PmbA family protein — MSETIDSAVLEQRAAELVDQARRAGADAADAVVVRGRSRSVSVRLGKVEATEASESDDFSLRVFVGRRVASVSANPGFDLKVLAERAVAMAKASPEDPYASLADPDRLAKSYPDLELFDSRDVSTEALTETALAAEGAALSVAGVTNSSGAGASAGMGGLVLVTSHGFSGSYMATRFGCSVSAIAGEGTKMERDYDFDSRLYFDELRTAEDIGRVAGERAAARVNPRRVATQKNVTVVFDPRVARGFAGHLAGAINGASVARKTSFLRDMMGKQIMKSGIAVTDDPLIVRGASSRPFDGEGVSGSKLSMVEDGVLRHWFLSTSAARELGLETNGRGVRGGPAVSPASTNLALDPGSISRDDLIRGVGTGFYVTELIGQGVNMVTGEYSRGASGFWIENGEILYPVSEVTIASNLKQMFMALTPADDIDRKFGIAAPTLAVEGMTIAGT, encoded by the coding sequence ATGTCTGAGACGATCGATTCCGCCGTCCTCGAGCAACGCGCCGCCGAGCTTGTCGATCAGGCCCGCCGCGCCGGCGCGGATGCCGCAGATGCCGTGGTGGTGCGTGGCCGCTCCCGTTCCGTTTCGGTGCGGCTCGGCAAGGTGGAGGCGACGGAAGCTTCCGAGAGCGACGATTTCTCGCTCAGGGTCTTTGTCGGGCGGCGCGTTGCCAGCGTCTCCGCCAATCCGGGCTTCGATTTGAAGGTCCTGGCAGAGCGTGCGGTGGCGATGGCCAAGGCGTCGCCGGAGGATCCTTACGCATCGCTCGCCGACCCCGATCGCCTGGCGAAGTCCTATCCGGATCTCGAACTTTTCGACAGTCGCGACGTATCGACCGAAGCACTCACGGAGACGGCGCTCGCCGCCGAAGGGGCCGCGCTTTCGGTCGCCGGAGTCACCAATTCCAGCGGGGCCGGCGCATCGGCCGGCATGGGCGGGCTCGTGCTCGTCACGTCTCATGGTTTTTCCGGCTCCTATATGGCCACCCGTTTCGGCTGCTCCGTCAGCGCGATCGCGGGCGAAGGCACCAAGATGGAGCGCGACTATGACTTCGACAGCCGCCTCTATTTCGATGAGCTCCGCACTGCCGAGGATATCGGCCGCGTCGCCGGCGAACGGGCGGCGGCCCGCGTCAATCCCCGCCGCGTCGCGACGCAGAAGAACGTGACGGTGGTTTTCGATCCGCGCGTCGCACGCGGCTTCGCCGGTCATCTGGCGGGAGCCATCAACGGCGCGTCGGTTGCCCGCAAGACGAGCTTCCTGCGCGACATGATGGGCAAGCAGATCATGAAATCGGGCATTGCCGTTACCGACGATCCGTTGATCGTCCGCGGCGCCTCCTCGCGTCCTTTCGACGGGGAGGGGGTCAGCGGCTCGAAACTGTCGATGGTCGAGGATGGCGTGCTGCGCCATTGGTTCCTGTCCACGTCCGCAGCCAGGGAGCTCGGCCTCGAAACCAACGGGCGCGGCGTTCGCGGCGGGCCGGCGGTCAGCCCGGCTTCGACCAATCTCGCCCTCGACCCCGGCTCCATCTCGCGCGATGACCTGATCCGCGGCGTCGGCACCGGCTTCTATGTCACCGAGCTCATCGGCCAGGGTGTCAACATGGTGACGGGCGAGTATAGTCGCGGCGCCTCCGGCTTCTGGATCGAAAACGGCGAAATCCTCTATCCCGTTTCCGAGGTCACGATCGCCTCCAACCTCAAGCAGATGTTCATGGCGCTGACGCCGGCCGACGACATCGACAGGAAGTTCGGCATCGCCGCGCCGACGCTTGCGGTCGAAGGGATGACCATCGCCGGAACATGA